In the genome of Mastomys coucha isolate ucsf_1 unplaced genomic scaffold, UCSF_Mcou_1 pScaffold21, whole genome shotgun sequence, the window TGCTCCCAAGCTTCAGAACTCGACCTTCGGTAGGATGGGGATGGCAGTGTGTTCTGAGTCACCCTTCCTCTGGATCCCTCTGCATGCCTGCCCTAAGTGGTTTAATGTTAATGACAAATTCATCTTGCTGCCTTGGCTTCCAGCTTTAGGCTTGTCATGAGTTGTTTGAAACCCAGGTGTAATTCGCCACTTTCACCTAGATCAAACCCTGTGGTGGTTAGAGATATAGCCCACTTGTTCATCTCAGCCTAACACGTCTCACAGGAGCTGACCGCAGTAAAATTTAATGTCAGCATCACAGTCTCTAAAGAGGTTCCGTTTTAAGCAGTCTTCACCCCGTGCGCTGGGGATAATGCCAGAGGAACTTAATAAATCCATAGTCctccccccgccacacacacatgcatgtctgtccctccctctcccttctccctatCACCtcttcaaataaaaagaaatcaaagtaagTGAGTGCTTGGTAACCCAGGCCTGGATTCCAGCTACTTGAGAGGCTAAGGAAagaagattgcaagttcaaggcctgcctggaccATAGAGTGAGCTTCAGCAAGTTAGTTAGACTCCGtctcagaattaaaaaataaaaaaacaatgggAGATAAAGTTTATctgtagagcccctgcctagaatcccccagtgagggcctGGGGCGTGGCTCAGCTGTGGAGCCCCTGCTTAGAAttctcagtgaggggctggggtgtggctcagtggtagagtcacCATTGGCGAGGCACTAGGTTTACTTTCTCTTCTCAATAAAtacaaatgagtgaatgaatgaatgaatggatgggtggatggatggatggatggatggatgataaaAGTTAAAGTATCACCAGGCGGTGGtcgtacacacctttaatcccaacacttgggaggcagaggtaggtggatttctgagttcgaggccagcctggtctacagagtgagttccgggacagccagggctgcacagagaaaccctgtctcgaaaaaaaaaaaaaagttaaagtagCAATGTCCACAGTACTTGAGGTTTTGCCAGCTGGAGGACTGAGAAGAATAATGTGGCTGTTTTATTAACATATGTTCACTGATAATCCCGGCTCATAACATCTGGAAAGGAGATTCTCTGCCTGCTCACACTGGCACTGAGAGGAGGAATAGCGTGCTAAGGGCCACCAGCTCGCTTACAGACTATTAGGAATAGAACCTAGAGCCCTGTTTCAATCTCCCACGTGCTGGTATTACAACCATgcgccaccacatccagccaCATGCTCGCTACATCATCATctcagagagcaggaaagaggcCTAAGAGGTTAAAAGTCACTTCCCCAAGACCTTTGGCGGGCCCCAGAGCCAGGGCGTGGCCCAGCACTCGTGGGTCCTTGCAGGCACACAGCCTCTCAGTGGCTTTACAGATGCATATTCAGCATATCCAGACTTCTAGGCCCGACCAGTTGATACAAGCCTGAAGGAAGAGGCCTAATGGGGCTGGCACTGGAACAGTGACCACCCTGGCCTCCCGTCTGAGTACCTGTGTCTGCTCGGGAATGACTGGTCAGTAAATCCTGCCACCAGACCTTGCTACCTTGATGAGTATGGAGGCCAGGGAAGCTGATGTGGACATTCTGTCCTTGTGTGGCCATATGTATCCCCAGCCAAGACACTAGGCAGTTCATGTCCTCAATTTGTTGTACATGTTCTTGTGGGTACATTAGTGCATGCAGGGGCAGCCATGCACAGTGCTGGTgcgtggaagtcagaggacaaccccgAGGGTTGGTCCTCAGGTGCAGTCCATCacctctttgagacagggctcctCATTGGCCTGGAACCTTACCATGTAGGCCAGGACAGGCTGTTGGCCCTAAACtcccagggatccacctatctctgcctcccatctcattAGCACTGGGATAACAGGGcctttgttttattgtgtttggaTAGCCAACCATGACCTTTAGcttctgactctcctgcctccacctggtgcatgctggggttataggcacatgCTCACACCATTCAGAGTCAATGTCTCgctgggatggatggatggaatgtTGAGCTTTGACATGCCCGGCAAACATTGTACCACTGCCATCCCCTCccttgacctttttcttttttggcgtTAGGATTTGAATTGAGGGCCTTGCGCTTAGTAGGCAAACATTCaacagctgagctacatccctgcaGTCTTGACTCCCTTTCTGAAAGGGACTGGATACGAGGGAGAGGTCTGTTTTACTTGTTCAGTGGAGTGGAAGTTCTCAGGAGCCCTTCGGCTGCTCTGTTTATAGTGGATAAGGTTTAGGCAGGGGCCCTCTTAGGAAGGACCTGGAACAGCAGGCTTGGAAGCCACAGAAAAGTTTAagcaacacacatgcacacacacaagcacacacatgcacatgctcacgctcatggacacacacaaattCTGTGGTCCTATGGGAAATGAGGCTTGGACCTGACCAACAAAGCAGAGATCTGGGCCTAGAGCTGCAGGCACAGAACAAGGTATGAACTGTAAGAAACTGGGAGGATgagatggagaagggagacaTGGAGGCAAAGAGATAGGAAGTGGGCACCCATTGGCTGAGACGGTAGAAGAGAGATGATAAAGAAAAGCCCAGCATGTCCCTGTCCATCTAAGATCTGTGGTGAGACTATTCGGATCCTGACTCCTAACCCTTCCATTGCAGCCCAAGACAGAGCCAGGATGCCCTGGGTTTGGGATGTCAGCAGTCCGTAGAGCATAGGGTTGTGAGTTGATTTAGAGCATAAATTTGAAAGGAACCATCTGAAGGTCTGTGCTTTAATATGTGTGAGCACCTGTGTATCTGGTTCCCAAAGAGGCAAGAGGGTGGCCCTGGATCCTCTAGGACtgcagttacaggtagttgtgagccacagtgtgggttctgggaaccaaacacaggtcctctgcaaggcagcctgtgctcctaacctctgaagCAAGGCAGCCTGTGCTCCTAACCTCTGcactatctctccagcactgagatggggctttgtttgtttgtttgtttgttttctgagctgGCTTCAGAGGTTTCTTTACAGCACTAGGCCTCATGCATGCAAGGCCAATGCTTCCAATCCTGAGTACAGCCTCAGTTCAAATTTTCAATGTAGCTGAGGGAAATcttgaactctcaatcctccaCCCCTGCTATAATTACAGGCATTGCCCTACCATGCCCAGCCAGGTCTGGGTTTCTTCTACCCCTGCTCTTTGATGCAGATAGGGCCATGAGTGGTCCTAAGTAATTCTGGTAGAgacaaaacaaggaagaaagaccTCTTGGGGAAAGGAGAGTTCTGTGTAAAGGTACTTACACAcaagcctgagttcaagccccagaaccgACATAAAGATGAGAGGAGAGAACTAACTTgtaaagttgtcctgtgaccttgtATATACTGTGacatacatgcttacacacacacacactcacacaaaacacacacacacacacgcaatcaAGAGTaggggagagggctggagagacggctcagtggttaagagcactgactgctcttccaaaggtcctatgtagttcaaatcccagcaaccacatggtggctcacaaccattgcagctacagtgtgctcatatacataaaaatacataaataataaataaataaataaatccttaaaaaagaaaaagagtaggggagaggagagagagagagtccttttACAAAGCAGAGAGAATCCACACCCCTTAATCTCCTGGGGGGATGAAACCCTTAGTCTGGGGCTACTTTCTAGGGCTGGGTCACTCGGGGTCAGAGCTATCCTCAGATCCTGGAATCCTCAGGAAGCAGATGGGACCAGCTTGGGTGAGCCCAGCTCCCTGTCCCACATCCTTGTCTGCCACCTGCTTTGTGCAATCTCCAGAACCTTCCCGGGAGCTTCATGAAGCTTGGAAAGCTTCCCACAATGTAACTGCCAGGCTGGATCCCAGCCCAGCCTTCCtccacacaggaggcagagcctggagGATTAGGCTCTCCGTTACTGCTTCCACTGCAGCCCGGTCTGGCATCCAGTTGACCCTCCAAAAGGAGGCCAGGCTCTTTCTGCTGCTCAGACTGCTGAAGCTCTAAGATGAGCTTCCCCGCCTGCCCTGGaccctctgtctctcccagaACCACCAGTCACAGGGCAGCTTATCACATCTATCcaccttccctgcctctctgcctctcatgaaCCACAAATGTGACTTTTCATCTCGGCTTATCACACAAGTTCCTGGGTTAGCAGCTCAGGAGTGTGGGTCCTTCTTTCAGATAGTCCCAGGCCATTCTAGGCTGCGCACGCTGGGCAGTAAATCGAAAATCAGCTTCCACACAGTCCCTAAGCCTCAATGAGGCTTTTGCACTCTcagaaactattatttttatgaatttttctagaaagtgtttctctgtatagctctgagtgtcctgaaactcactctgtagaccaggctggctttgaactcaaagatccacctgtctctgccccacaagttctggaattaaaggtgtgtgttagggctggagagatggctcagcagttaagagcactgcgcttccaaaggtcctgagttcaattcccagcaactacatggtagctcacaaccatctgtaatgggatctgatgttctcttcttctGCTGTACCTggatagacagggtttctctgtatagccctggcttgtcctggaactcactctgtagacctggctggctttgaactcagaaatctgcctgcatctgcctcccaagtgctgggattaaaggtgtgcgccaccactgcccggctataaatctttaatttaaaaagggggggcatgtaccaccacacctatcTTTCCAGTAGGTTGAACACTTGTGACCCTTCCTAAACAGGGAGTTCAGGCTTGAACTGGGCAGTGTCCAGATCACTTCATGACTATGAAGTACTTCCACCACTATGACCACCACCAAGAATCAAGCACAGAGGAAGGCCCTAGCAAGTACTTAGGTAGGAGGCATATCTCACTGGGACATGACCAGGAGCCTCACCCCTTGTGTCAAGCATCCCGCTTACAGCCGTGTGTCGTCAGACACATCCCCTGACACCAGATACCCTCCTCAGCCCGCCAGCCCTTCACTCTAATCCCCATGACCACACCCCACAATGCTGTGGTTTGGATCTTATGTGCCACCCAAAAGGCCTCTGTGTTGAAAGCTTGGGTCCTCCGTGCAGTGTATACATCTGGGGAGCCGAGTGCCGCTCAGCAGGTAGGATGCTCACTGAGCCGGCAGGAGTCCTCGGTCCCACCCCAACACCCaataaaccagatgtggtggtgcacacctgtaattcctcactctggagacagaggcagaagaaccaGAATCAAAATTCTTCAAGATGCAGTTCAATGTCAAGGCGAGTTATAGGCGGCCTTGTCTCCACAGCAAAGCTTTGAGGAGATAGGGTCACGAAGGGGCTGAAGGCGGATCGGTGGATTGCCCCATTACTGGATTCATAATATGgtgcaggggtaggggtgggaaccATAGCTCAGAGAGCCTTACAATCTGTATGTTCACCTCACAGGTCTTCCTGGAGCCAGGAGGTTCTGTCTCACCGTAGGACTTCTAGGGTTGAAGCCAACATCCCTGGGCTGAAGCCTTTGACACTGTGAGCCAGGGGAAGCCTCTGTGGATCTGCTTAGGTGCTTTGTGCAGATCCACTACCTCAAAATCATAGAGATGTACAGGGCTCTAGATGGGATGTAGGTCAGCTATAGGACACTTGCCCCGACTTCACCAGTGAAGGGctgggaggtgtggctcagtggtagaagccctgcctagaatccccctgTGAGGGGCTGGGCGTGTGGTTCAGTGGATAGAGCCCCTGAGATATGATGCTGGGCCTATTAGAATGGGACAAGTATGAAAAGTTCAGGGTAGAGAATGCTTAGGGTGGGGCTCCATTTCCATACCCAACAGCAAATTACAATATGGAGTACCACAGGAAggtattctctgtctctgtctctgtctctgtctctgtctctgtctctgtctctctctctctctctctctctctctctctctctctctctctctctctctctctctctctctctctctctctctctctctctctctctcatacacacacacacaaacacacacagcccCTCTAGGACAATTGACAGTTCTCACCTTGGCCTCATGGAGAGCAGGGAGGCAGACCACTGAGGAGCCCTGAGCACCCCCTCCACCCAcccctcagcctcctcctccttggGGTCAAGTATTACCATGTTCAGTATTTACCCCTTAGACCCAGGCCTGTCTGTGTCCCTCTGTAACACCCTCTCCACCCACCCTTGCCGACTCCTGTCTCCCGGCCCCACACCACGCGAAGCAACTGCAACTCTGAGTTTGATCACAGTAGCCCTGTTTGGTTGATGTTGGTTTTGTTTAAAGGGCTTGGCTGGTGGGTAAGgcggagatggggaggaggggtgggggcagggctgcGCTTTTATTTGTCTTCTGACAAGTCGCGCCTCTTCCAGCTGTCAAGAATGTACTTGAGGAGGAGGCCGAGCTTCCTGCGGGTGGACAGCGGGCCTTCCTCGCTGGTTCCTTCCCCAGCGCTCCGCTTTTCCATTACATTGTCACCAGCCGCCTCCAAGCTCACTTCACCCTGGGGCTCATCTTCCTCCAGGGCCTTGATGCGGACGCGTTGAGCATCCTCAGCCATCTCATTGAGACAGCCCTGGAGCATGGTGTAGACTGTGCCGAAGCTGATACCCCCGGCCACCAGCGTGCCGAACACAGGGATGCCCCTCTCGAAGGCACGGGCAACCCGCATGGCACCATCTGAGGACTGCGAGTAGAGTCTCAGGACAGTCTCTGGTGAGACCTCGTTAGCCAGAGGGGAGCGGATGACGGAGCGCAGGTCTCCTGCCTGCTTGCCCACCTGCTCAGCCAGCTTGGCCAGCGAGTCCTCGTCTAGGCCGAAGCTGCGGTGGTAGCCCCGCAGTGAGCGGATGAGCAAGGCGTCGTCGTAGGCGGCTGCCAGTCCCGGGACCGGCAGGGCCTGGATGACACCGGACACCAAGGCAGTCTTAAGCACCTGCTCTTGTAGCATGTCCTTCTTCTTCTGCAGAGCCTCCAGCGAGATGTCAGGCAGGGACAGCAGGCCTGCGTGGCGACGGTGGGCGGGCAGGTCGTGCTCCCAGGTGGTCATGAGCATCGGGAAGTCATAGTGGGTTGGCGACAGGTTGGACACCAGGAAGATGCGGGGATCATTCACTCCCGCTGCCCGCAGCCGCTCCGCGCAGTGATCCCGGATCTCCTGGAGGACGGTGGCCTCGCTGAAGCCCGAGGGCCTCTGGTTGCGGGTGGCCGCCAGATCCTCGTCCACTTTGGTGCGCACAAAGTAGAATTTCTTCCCCTGGCGCAGGATCTCGGAAGCCAGGCGGATCTCCACGGCGCCACAGCGGCGGGGGGAGACGAGTAAGAAGAAGTCATAGCGgctgaaatccacctgcttcagaTACTTGTCTGCTGAGCAGCCTGGAGAACCGGCCCCCGGCAGGTCCCACAGGGTCACGTCGGTAAACTGCGGGTGCGGGTAGGGCGAAGGCTGCATGGTGGTCTCCACGACCCCAGTGAGAGCTGCGCCGGGATCCTCCGCCCCCAGGCCGCGCAGGGCATTGATGAGGGAGGACTTGCCGGCTCCCGACTCGCCCGTGACGCCCACTTCCAGCCGGGTGGTCTCCGAGTTGGCCAGCAGCTCCCTGAGGCGAGAGGCGGCCTGAGGGATGTCTCCAGACTCAAAGGCGGTGCGCAGGGCCTCCAGCTCTTCCTTGGCCATGAGGATGGTGGTCTCCTCCTCAGGCACCGCGGGCAACCTGGAAGTTGCCATGGTTCAGAGCTGGGCAGGAAGATGGGGGACAGTCACAGTATATGACTCCTCAGTGGCTGcgggaaagaaaggagacattTGTATATCCACTCTTGAACAGATGTGGAGGGGGTGAAAAAGTTCTCACTAGACCGTTACCAGCTCTCTTCCTCAAGAACTGGGGTACCCTGGCTctcacctgtaatccagcactggggagcatGAGACTGGAGGATCACCATAAGTCCCAggacagtgagactctgtctcacaacaATGCCCAAGTGTGGTGACACAGAGGCTTAATCTCAGtactgagaggctgagacagacagatctatatgagttcaaggccaacctaggcttgaacagtgagtttggggctagccaaggcttcatagtgagactctgtctcaaaaacaacaactacaataagaagccaggtgtggtggtgactCATACTGAATTCCTACACATGGGAACTGGAGGTAGGatcaggcttttttgttttgttttgttttgttttttttgttttttgaaagataCACTCAGCTATAGGAGGAGAGTTCAAGGCTCCCCTGGGCTACATgcaaccctgcctcaaaacaagaacaactcaGGTACATTTAGCACGAGTTAAGGAACCTCAGAGTATCAAAGGCCTAGGATCACTTTTCACCTAGACCACTGTCTTTCTGTGGGACCTGGGGCCACAATAACCAAACAGCCTACTCAGACCCTGGAGGGGTTCTGTAGAGTAACCTAGAAGGGGAACAACTCTGAGGGGTGTGTGCCCTTTGCCCAGGAGTGAGGCTGGCCTGCTGAGATGAAACCTGATGACTCCTTACAATATCtgagttgagacagggtttcactatgtagctcaggctgtcccaAAACTTActttgtaccccaggctggcctagaatcaCAGTggtcctcctgagtgctggcatcacCGGCATGAGCTACCAAGCCCACTTGAGTCTTCTAAATATTTGAACCAGAGCCATCCAGTCTTACTGTGGTCAGGCCTCCCGTACTGGGTAGCAGGGCCTGGCTTGTGGCTCAGGCCAAGCTGAAGAGCTGCTACTTTTCAACTGCTGTGGTCACTGGGAGCCAGTGTGAGGTGACAGTCACCCTCTGCCACATCCTGGCTGGCCTTCCTCATCTATGAGATGTGGCTGTGACTGTCCTCACGGCAGAATATCCCGAGACTAGGAATCTCCAATGAGTCTCCCATTAGTAAACATTAGTAAAAGAATGCCAGGCATACAGCAGGAGTTTCTGTTAGCATCCAGTGTTAATATCTGTGGCCTATGacttttttaagacagagtctgactgtgtagcccaggctggcctctaactcacagcaCCTCTCTCACCTCaagtctcctgagtactgagatgaCCTCGTGCCTGGCTGGGCTTGTGCCTTGGACCTCTGTCCTCCGGAGCCCTGACTACTTTCCTCTGAACCACACCCTTAAGGGTCTCTAGGGCTCATATTAGGCCTATTTGTGTTGCCATGTCCCCTTGAGTCAACAGTGAAGGCACTCTT includes:
- the Irgc gene encoding interferon-inducible GTPase 5; this encodes MATSRLPAVPEEETTILMAKEELEALRTAFESGDIPQAASRLRELLANSETTRLEVGVTGESGAGKSSLINALRGLGAEDPGAALTGVVETTMQPSPYPHPQFTDVTLWDLPGAGSPGCSADKYLKQVDFSRYDFFLLVSPRRCGAVEIRLASEILRQGKKFYFVRTKVDEDLAATRNQRPSGFSEATVLQEIRDHCAERLRAAGVNDPRIFLVSNLSPTHYDFPMLMTTWEHDLPAHRRHAGLLSLPDISLEALQKKKDMLQEQVLKTALVSGVIQALPVPGLAAAYDDALLIRSLRGYHRSFGLDEDSLAKLAEQVGKQAGDLRSVIRSPLANEVSPETVLRLYSQSSDGAMRVARAFERGIPVFGTLVAGGISFGTVYTMLQGCLNEMAEDAQRVRIKALEEDEPQGEVSLEAAGDNVMEKRSAGEGTSEEGPLSTRRKLGLLLKYILDSWKRRDLSEDK